DNA from Candidatus Stoquefichus sp. SB1:
CATTAAATGTGGTTAGAGCATGTGATCGTTATTCAGTTAAGAAATTTATTTTGATTTCGACTGATAAAGCAGTCAATCCAACAAATATTATGGGAGCATCTAAGCGTCTTTGTGAAATGGTTGTTCAAACCTATGATAAATTATCAAAGACTGAATATGTTGCAGTCAGATTTGGAAATGTATTAGGATCTAATGGATCAGTTATTCCACTTTTTAAAAAGCAGATTCAAAATGGGGGACCAGTCACTGTAACCCATCCAGATATTATTAGATATTTTATGACAATCCCTGAAGCAGTTTCACTTGTTTTACAAGCTGGAGCGTATGCTAAAGGTGGCGAAATCTTTATTTTAGATATGGGTGAGCCTGTAAAAATTGTTGATATGGCTAGAAATTTAATAAAGCTTTCTGGTTATGAACCAGATGTTGATATTAAAATAGAGTTTACAGGATTAAGACCTGGAGAAAAACTTTATGAAGAGATGTTAATGAAAGAAGAAGGATTACGCACAACTCCTAATAAGCTGATTCATATAGGACAACCTATTGATATTAATACAGATCAATTTTTAAAAGAACTTGATGATTTGTATCAAATAGCGTATGATGAAGCAAGTGATATGAGAAGTGCAGTGAAACATCTTGTTCCAACATATCATTATGAAAAAGAAAAACAAGGTGTGAAAAGAAAAGTAAAAGAACAAGCTGAAGAATCAGTACTTGTTTAGTAAAAATGAAAAAGAATTGACCTTGAGTAATCGTCGCGTGGTCGCGTTGCTCAAGCAATTTGTTATAATCAAACTGAGTCGAAGTATGCCTGGATTTATATTTCGATGGGCGAAGCATATCCAAATGGAGGAATGAACGTGTATGACAATTGGTATGCCGTACAAGTAAAATGCGGTAGAGAAGATAAAATTGTAAGAGCTTGTGAGATCATTGTTGATCAGCATGCTTTAAATGAATGCTTTATTCCTAGATGTAGAAGAATGAGGAAAATAAGAGGTCAATGGTATAATGTTGAAGAGATTCTTTTTAAAGGCTATGTCTTTATGATTACTGATCATATTGATGCTTTATTTAATGAGTTGAAGAAAATTCCAGATTTAACAAAGTTGTTAGGTAATGATGGAAAAAACATTTATCCCATATATAAAGAAGAAGCGATGTTTTTGACAAGGTTTGGTGGTAATGAACATGTTGTTGAAATTTCTAGTGGTTATATTGAAGGAGATATGATACGTATTACTCATGGACCTTTGATGGGGCAAGAAGGAAATATTGTAAAGATTGATAGGCATAAGCGAGTCGCTTATGTAGATGTTTCTTTGTTTGGACAAGTGACAACTGTTCAGGTTGGACTTGAAATTATTAGTAAAACTTGATGAGTTATATTGAAAGTTCATAGTGAAAGCTATGGCTTTTTTTATATATAAAAATAAAGATTTAAAGGGGGAATTGTCATGAATAAAATTTGTATCCCATTTTCACCACCTGATATGGGTGATAATGAGATAAATGAAGTTATAGGAACTTTAAAATCAGGATGGATTACAACTGGTCCTAAAGTCAAGGAATTCGAAAAGGAAATTGCTCAGTTCTGTCATACATCTCAAGCAGTATGTCTCAATAGTGCAACTGCCTGCATGGAAATGACTTTAAGACTGTTAGGTGTTGGCCCTGGTGATGAAGTCATTACATCTGCCTATACATATACTGCATCTTGCAGTGTTATCTGTCATGTTGGGGCAACGCCTGTTTTGGTTGATGTCAGCAAGGGTTCCTATGAAATGGATTATGATCAGCTGGCAGATAAGATAACGGATAGGACAAAGGTTATCATTCCCGTTGATTTGGCTGGTATCATGTGTGATTATGATAGAATATTTGAAGTTGTTGAAGCAAGGAAAGACTTGTTTCATCCATCAAATCAGCTTCAGAAAGTATTTGGAAGAATTATTGTGATGGCAGATGCAGCTCATGCATTTGGAGCAGAAAGAAATAGAAAGATGTGTGGTGAGGTCGCAGACTTCACTTCTTTTAGTTTCCACGCAGTAAAGAACCTAACAACTGCAGAAGGCGGAGCAGTTGTTTGGAGAGATATACCTGATATTGATAATGAATGGATATATCATCAGTATCAGCTGTTATCATTGCATGGTCAAACAAAGGATGCGCTTAATAAGACAAAGCTAGGAGCATGGGAATACGATATCATGTCACCATCCTATAAATGTAATATGACAGATATTATGGCAGGCATAGGATTGGCACAGTTTGAGAGATATCCAGAACTATTAAGACGAAGAAAAGAGATTATATCTCAATATGATGTGGCATTTAAGCCATTGGGTATAGAGGTACTCAATCATTATAGCGATGATCATCAATCAAGTGGACACCTGTATCTTACAAGAATTCCAGGATTAAATCCAGAACAGAGAAATCATATTATAGAGAAGATGGCAGAGAAAGGCATAGCATGTAATGTACATTACAAGCCATTGCCATTATTAACAGCATATAAGAATCTTGGATTTGATATTAAGGACTATCCAAATGCCTATGACATGTATAAGAATGAGATTACATTGCCACTTCATACACATCTAAGCAATGAGGATGTAGAGTATATTATCCAGAACTTTAAGGAGATTCTTTCATGCTTCTAAAGCCATGGGATGAATTACCTGAATATATGCAGACTGAAGAGGTCAGACCATACTATGAAAGTCTCAGGAGAAAGAAAGCGCAATTAGTATTAAAACGATTATTTGATATTGTGGTTTCTTTCATACTGATTATTCTCCTGTCACCATTGATTCTCTTATTTTCTATATGGATTAAAGCGGATTCAAAAGGACCAGTATTCTATAGACAGGAAAGAGTGACGCAGTATGGAAGAGTCTTTAGAATATATAAGTTTAGAACAATGGTAAGCAATGCTGATCAGATAGGCAATCTTGTGACATCAAAAAATGATTCGAGGATTACAGGTGTGGGTGAAAAGATAAGGAAGTATAGGATAGATGAGATACCACAACTTTTCAATGTCTTTCTAGGTGATATGAGCTTTGTTGGGACAAGACCGGAAGTCAGGAAATATGTAGAGCAGTATACAAATGAAATGTATGCGACATTATTATTGCCAGCAGGAGTAACTTCACTAGCCAGCATAGAGTTTAAGGACGAAGATGAGATTATTGAGAGATATGTAAGTCAGGGAAGAGAGACAAATGAAGTATATATCAATGAAGTATTGCCACTAAAGATGAAATACAATCTAGAGGCAATGACTTCTTTTTATTTTATAAAGGAAATCAGTGTAATGATAAACACTGTTGTGAGAGTGTAGGTGGAATTTTTGAAGAAGGTATTGGTATTAGCTAATTTTGATGATTTTTATAATACTCGTAAAGAAGTTATAGAAGAATTAATAAAAGAATATGAAGTAAATATTTGCTATCCATATGGTCCTAATGTTGATAAATTTAAGAGAATGGGATGTAAATATACAGATATTCAAATTGATAGAAGAGGAACAAATATTTTAAACGATATAAAATTATTAAGAAATTATAAAAGAATTTTATTGAATTATAAACCAGATATTGTATTGACATATAGTATTAAACCTAATGTATATGGTGGATATTGTTGTGCTAAGTATGGGATTCCATATCTTGCAAATATTACAGGATTAGGAACAGCGTTAGAAAATCCAGGATTACTTCAAAAATTAGCAATTATAATGCATAAGCTAGGGTTAAGAAAAGCAAATACGATTTTTGTACAAAATGAAGAAAATAGAGATTTTTTTATGGAAAAAAATATTTATTCTAACAAATTATGTTTAATACCTGGATCGGGAGTTAATACTGCTGAATTTAATTATTTAGAATATCCAACTGGTAATGAAAAACATTTTTTATATATAGCAAGAGTAATGAAAGAAAAAGGAATCGATCAATATTTAGAAGCTGCTAAATTTATAAAAAAAAGATATCCAAACACTTTTTTTCATATTTTAGGATTCTGTGAGGAGGATTATAAATCTAAACTTAAATTATTAGAAGATGAAGGGATTATTCAATATCATGGATTAGTGAATGATGTAAGGAAGTTTCATAAAATCAGTTGTTGTACTATTCATCCATCTTATTATCCAGAAGGAATGTCTAATGTACTATTAGAAGCGGCATCTTGTGGAAGGCCTGTTATAACAACAAATAGAAGTGGCTGTAAAGAAATTGTTGAAGATAATGTAACAGGATTTATTTTTAAAAAAATGGATTCAAATGATTTAATTAATAAAATTCAGTTTTTTTTATCTAAGACTTATTTTCAGCAAAAGGAAATGGGTGTACTAGCTAGAAAGTATGTAGTAGATAATTTTGAAAGAAAAAAAGTAATTAAAATTTACATGGATATGATTAGGGAAAATATATTATGAAATCAGAAAATTATATTTTGATAACTGTGTTAGATAGCATATCAGAGACTAGCATGCCTCTAAATGAATTTGTCATTTATAGGCAAGAACATTATCAATCATCAAAACAAATTATTATTATATGTGATAAAGAAGGAGAGAGTACAGTACAAATACCTAGTAATATTGAATGTATATATGTAAATAGAAATACTAAATATATGAATAAAGTTATGAATGATATTTTAGCTCAATATCAATATAATATTATTGTTCATCTGCATCAATTAAGATCTGCTATCCTTTTTTATAAAGCAACATTTAGGATAAGGAGAAAGTTAAAAATAGTTTTTACAGTACACAGCACATTCCAAATGAGGAGCATAAAATATAAGTTATCTAGTATGTTATGTGCATTGTTATCAAATGTAACAATTTGTGTGAGTAATTCTTCATATTATTATTATTCTAATATTATAAAAAAAATCAAGAAAGAAAAAATATATGTTATTCAAAATGGAGTTGATACAGAAAGAATTGATAATATAGTTTTGAATTTAGGAGAAAAACAAGCAAATGAAATACCTTTAATTGTTAATGTTGGTAGAATTATACCGCTAAAAAATCAACAATTATTAGTGAAAATATTTCCTAAATTAAATAAATGTAAAGTAGTACTTGTTGGTTCAGAGAATGATAATTATCAAGTACAAAAAATGATTTTAGATCTAGGATTACAAGATAAAATTATTATAACTGGATTGATACCAAGAAAAGATGTTTTTTTATTATTGAAGCAGGCTGATCTATTTATTTCTACTTCTAAAATTGAAGGATTGCCAATAAGTGTATTAGAGGCAATGTATGTAGGATTACCAGTTATTTTATCGGATATTTTACCACATCAAGAAATATTTAATGGTCAAGACAATAATGATCTCCTACCTTTAAATGATGAAATTTTATGGATAAATAAAATAAATATGTATTTATCATTAACTAAACAAGAAATGTTAAAAAGAGGTCAGCAAAATAAACAAATAGCGCTAAAATATTTTTCACTTAAAGTCATGCATGAAGAATATAATAAATTATATTTAAAATTAATTAAAAAATGATGGAGGATCTATGCTAGAATCAATTAAGAAAATGTTAAATAATTTTGAAAAATATGATATACAATATTGTCATTGGAAAAGTAATGAACATATTGATGAAGCTTTAGAAGGAGATACAGATTTAGATATATTATTTTCATCAAATCAGCGAATATTACTCGAAAAGGTATTGGCAGAATCAGGATTAAAAAGATTTAGAGCAACACCACTTATGCAGTATAATTCTATAGAGGATTATATAGGATTAGATTATAAAACAGGAAAAATCTGGCATTTACATTTGCATTATCGATTGAGTTTAGGTGAAAAACATCTCAAAGGTTATACATTTCCCTGGGACAAAGATATTCTTGAAAGAAAAGAACTGTATGATAATAAAATATATTGCTCAAATCCATCAGATGAATTCTTACTTCTTTTAATAAGAATTTCACTAAAATTGCGTTGGAGAGATTTTAATAGAAAGATATGTAGTGATGATATATGTGAAATAAAATGGCTAAGAGAAAAAACATCCAATAAAGATGTTATAAATAAATCAAAATTATATCTTGATGAGAAGACTGTTAGAGAGATAAAAAAAATTTTAGTTACAGATATAAAACGATATAGACAATTTTTCAAATTACAAAAATCTTTGAGAAAAAATTTAAAAAATTTCACAGGATATACAAGAAAGTCTTCTTATTTTACAAGAAGTAAAAGAGAAATATTTTGGTTTTATGGTGGGATTCAAAGACGTTTAGGGTTGAATTCAGTCACTCCAACTAGAAGAATATCTCCAAAAGGAGGTGTGGTAGTTGTATTGTTAGGATGCGATGGTGCTGGTAAATCTACAACATTAAAAAATATAAAAAAGGAATTTAGTAAAAAAATAGATGTATATTGTGAGTATTTAGGTAGTGGTGATGGAAGAAGCATGTTGATAAGGAAGCCAATGAAATTAATAGCTAAAAAGATAGGGGGAAAAGGAGTAGGTACTTCTATAGACGATCAAACAAATGGAAAGCGTAAAAAAATTTTAAAACGAAATCTTTATCATTTATCGAGAATAATTTGGGCAATAACACTTGCATATGAGAAGAAAAAGAAATATAGGAAGATTAATAAAGCTAGAAATAATGGAATGTTAGTTCTAGTTGATAGATACCCTCAAACAGAATTTTCAAATTTTAGTGATGGACCTTTACTGAGCAGATATTTAAAAAAAGAAGGTATTATGAAAAAAATTGCCTTATGGGAATTAACTATCTATCAAGAATTTTACAAGAATCCACCTGAATTATTAGTGAAATTGGTAGTTCCTGTTGAATTAGCAATACAAAGAAAACCAGAAATGACAAGAAAAGAAATTGAAAATAAAACTAATGCTATAAAACAGATGAATTTTAATACGAATGAAATAATAATAGATACTTCAAAAGAAATGTTAGAAACAAAAAAAGAAGTGATGTCATGTATATGGGATTATATCTAGGAATAAAACAAGGAAATTAGAAGAATGATCAATAGAAAAACAAATGTAAAAGTTATAGAATTATTTGGCTTCCCTGGTAGTGGGAAAAGTACTATTTCTAATAAATTAGTGGAAAATTTAAAAGCTAATAATATTATAGTAGTTGCACCAAAAAGAACAATAGACAAAGAACTTAATAGTTTTAATAGATATTTTATTAAAATTATATTTTCATTAAAAGCACTTTTGATTTTTAATATACAACTTAGATTTTTAATATATAAAATAATAAAAATGAATAACGGTATCACATTATTTAAACAGTTAATAAATGTATTATATACATTATCATTTTATAATCAAAAGGATTTAATTGTTTTAGATGAAGGTATTATCCAAGCGCTTGTTTCAGCTTCGTATTGTCAACCAGATTCTGATGTAATTGAATTATTAAATTGTCTTCCTCAGTTGGTAAAAGAACAATCTATATTTATATATGTTGAAATAGATAAAGATATATGTATTCAAAGAATACAAAATAGAGAAGATGGTAAATCTAGATTGGATAAAATTAATGATCCAATTAAAATTAAAGAGCAATTAGAGCACATTGACCAGCAATTTAAAAAAATTCAAAAAAATATTGAATATTGTAGTATTGATAATTCATTTCAGTTAGCAGAGAATGAAATAAAAATATTATTAGAATTTTGTATAAGTAAATTATAGAGGAGGTTGAGAATGGAGTTAGTATTCAATAAAAAATATATCTATTTGTTATTTTTGTATTATTTAATAATAACACTAATATCAATTGTGTTATTAATTTTTTTTAAAACTGTAAATATATTGTTAGTTAGTATATCATTCTATGTGTTTGGTAGTTTTATTTTTCTTGATTATGTACAAAATAAGAAAATAATTACTATAGGTATTTTATTCAATGTATTTGGATTACTATATACAAATTATTATTTATTGGAAAATCTTCAAAATGTTTATATAATCACAGATTCAATTATTAAAGCATTTTTACTTTCGAACCTATCTATGTTATTTTTTAATATTGGTTATTTTTTAATTCCATATAAAAAATCATATATCAAAATTTCTTCTGTCAATGAAAAAAGGATATTATATGGTCTAGTAATGATGTTTTTGGTTGCTTTATTTATTGAATATTATGTTATTTTTATTAAAATAGGATTATTTGTTTTTTTTCATGCTAATAGAAGCCAACAATCTTTATTAATTGGGAATTACAGTTCACTAACTTTTTATAAAAGTTTTTTTTCTATTGTCCAAATGTGTTCACTTTATTTTTATATTAATAATAAGAATAAAAAATTTTTATATTTATTTATTATAAGTTTGA
Protein-coding regions in this window:
- a CDS encoding DegT/DnrJ/EryC1/StrS family aminotransferase; this encodes MNKICIPFSPPDMGDNEINEVIGTLKSGWITTGPKVKEFEKEIAQFCHTSQAVCLNSATACMEMTLRLLGVGPGDEVITSAYTYTASCSVICHVGATPVLVDVSKGSYEMDYDQLADKITDRTKVIIPVDLAGIMCDYDRIFEVVEARKDLFHPSNQLQKVFGRIIVMADAAHAFGAERNRKMCGEVADFTSFSFHAVKNLTTAEGGAVVWRDIPDIDNEWIYHQYQLLSLHGQTKDALNKTKLGAWEYDIMSPSYKCNMTDIMAGIGLAQFERYPELLRRRKEIISQYDVAFKPLGIEVLNHYSDDHQSSGHLYLTRIPGLNPEQRNHIIEKMAEKGIACNVHYKPLPLLTAYKNLGFDIKDYPNAYDMYKNEITLPLHTHLSNEDVEYIIQNFKEILSCF
- a CDS encoding AAA family ATPase — encoded protein: MINRKTNVKVIELFGFPGSGKSTISNKLVENLKANNIIVVAPKRTIDKELNSFNRYFIKIIFSLKALLIFNIQLRFLIYKIIKMNNGITLFKQLINVLYTLSFYNQKDLIVLDEGIIQALVSASYCQPDSDVIELLNCLPQLVKEQSIFIYVEIDKDICIQRIQNREDGKSRLDKINDPIKIKEQLEHIDQQFKKIQKNIEYCSIDNSFQLAENEIKILLEFCISKL
- a CDS encoding sugar transferase; this translates as MLLKPWDELPEYMQTEEVRPYYESLRRKKAQLVLKRLFDIVVSFILIILLSPLILLFSIWIKADSKGPVFYRQERVTQYGRVFRIYKFRTMVSNADQIGNLVTSKNDSRITGVGEKIRKYRIDEIPQLFNVFLGDMSFVGTRPEVRKYVEQYTNEMYATLLLPAGVTSLASIEFKDEDEIIERYVSQGRETNEVYINEVLPLKMKYNLEAMTSFYFIKEISVMINTVVRV
- the loaP gene encoding antiterminator LoaP: MNVYDNWYAVQVKCGREDKIVRACEIIVDQHALNECFIPRCRRMRKIRGQWYNVEEILFKGYVFMITDHIDALFNELKKIPDLTKLLGNDGKNIYPIYKEEAMFLTRFGGNEHVVEISSGYIEGDMIRITHGPLMGQEGNIVKIDRHKRVAYVDVSLFGQVTTVQVGLEIISKT
- a CDS encoding glycosyltransferase family 4 protein, which encodes MKSENYILITVLDSISETSMPLNEFVIYRQEHYQSSKQIIIICDKEGESTVQIPSNIECIYVNRNTKYMNKVMNDILAQYQYNIIVHLHQLRSAILFYKATFRIRRKLKIVFTVHSTFQMRSIKYKLSSMLCALLSNVTICVSNSSYYYYSNIIKKIKKEKIYVIQNGVDTERIDNIVLNLGEKQANEIPLIVNVGRIIPLKNQQLLVKIFPKLNKCKVVLVGSENDNYQVQKMILDLGLQDKIIITGLIPRKDVFLLLKQADLFISTSKIEGLPISVLEAMYVGLPVILSDILPHQEIFNGQDNNDLLPLNDEILWINKINMYLSLTKQEMLKRGQQNKQIALKYFSLKVMHEEYNKLYLKLIKK
- a CDS encoding glycosyltransferase family 4 protein, producing MKKVLVLANFDDFYNTRKEVIEELIKEYEVNICYPYGPNVDKFKRMGCKYTDIQIDRRGTNILNDIKLLRNYKRILLNYKPDIVLTYSIKPNVYGGYCCAKYGIPYLANITGLGTALENPGLLQKLAIIMHKLGLRKANTIFVQNEENRDFFMEKNIYSNKLCLIPGSGVNTAEFNYLEYPTGNEKHFLYIARVMKEKGIDQYLEAAKFIKKRYPNTFFHILGFCEEDYKSKLKLLEDEGIIQYHGLVNDVRKFHKISCCTIHPSYYPEGMSNVLLEAASCGRPVITTNRSGCKEIVEDNVTGFIFKKMDSNDLINKIQFFLSKTYFQQKEMGVLARKYVVDNFERKKVIKIYMDMIRENIL